AACATGTACattcttttgtcaaaaaaatgcATTTCATTGTTGAAAATTGACATTGTATTTGATCATGAAACTATGAAAAAGAAActctttttgatgtttttatttaatgcAATGCAATGATACATATAAATCAATACAAgaaaaagttgacaaaaaatcaaacaaacaacaaaatatTGTACGGTAACATTCAAATGTTGGGAGTTAATCTCATGTTAACATTTTGttaatcaccaaagcatttttGCACAGTTTAAGAAAAACTAGGTTTCTCTGAGAAAGCTCTGCATCATTTCCGGCGCCTGACTCCAACTCATTGCTACAAGATTTGATGGCGCTGATTGCAGCGTTCAGCCAGACATCGACGTCGGCGTGTGCATCAGTAAGCATGGCGGATATCGAGTCGTCGAGCTGCTCCACGGCATCTTGGTAATTCTTCTGGCAGTCCTCGAATGTGGCCTCCGTAGCCGGCTCCAGATCCTCTCGGCTAAGCATTTCCTTAATATAGGCGGAAGTGGAGGAGGCATTAGCTGAGGCGGCAGAGATAGCTATGATCTCGATCTGGTTGGTGGTGGCTGCAAACTCCCCTGACTCGGGACGGGCATATATGCTCGAGAGACAGAGTTTTGGATCGTCACAGTGTTTGCAGAGACTGGTAATAAGGCTGGAATCAGCATTGACAGATGATAAATAGAGAACGGAAATGAAGAGAAGTCTCGAGAATTGCTTCATCTTTGATTATTGATTAGGTTTGGAATGAGGATTATAAGAATGATGAAGAGAAgatttatatttgaaaaaacgAAACCTACGAAACAATAATCAAAGTTCAAAGCGAATTTCGTTTATTTGTTGTTGAAGAATTCTGTTTttagcaattttttttatagtgaaATGGAAAACTAATCCCGACTTAAAAAATAAGGCGGGTAATATGCAACTGCAAACAGAAAACAATTTGGCCTATAGGATGAGATGCTATTTCTGAACGAGACTGAAACCAATATTTCATATTATTGTTGGATTTTGATGGTCTCAGTTAGGCATAAGCTTTCAATTTTCAGTCCAATTCTGGTTTGACTCGGTTAAGTCGTTTTTGGCTCAAATAACAATGTTAGGAAACGACTAATGTCCGATAAAATTCCAGTTCCAATTTGGTTCTGGTTTTCTGATAATTCAGGAAAAtcacatttttgatttttttttccagtttttCGGATTAAATATCAAGTTATTcgaataaatttaaatattttggataaaaattatttagacaattcggttattttggttaatttggaacattttaaaatatttcagataaaaaatAATCGAGTAATTCAATTTTCTTTAGGTAATTTGGTTTATAAGTAATATTGTAaagttaaatataattaatattttaggtctataaactatattttagatattcacGTATTCATTCGGTTCtcagtttgattttgttttttttgttccgtTATTTGTGAACATCGGTTGGTTTTGGATTCGATTCCGGTTCGGTTATCGGTTCTCTCGGTTTATATCCCTAGACCTAGTcttgatatatgtatttattatcagctcatacaatatatatacgaTCCTTTGAATATTAAGAGTATTTTAGCTTTTGATTCGTAACCAATTCAGTTTCTTCATTTGTGCAGTTTCCTTAGGACTGAGAATCGATCTTTTATACTGAGTTGCCAGAAAAGGAAATAAACAATTGATAATTGACACGATCACGCTTCCCGCGTTTGAGGCCGATAATATACGAAGGAATTTaagtatttaaaaaacaaaagtgTTTCGTTGGACATGTCTCCAGCAAAGAACATGCAATAAGCAAAACTTGAGACCCAAATAAATTCAAATGTCAACCCTTTCTAGTATTACTTTACGTAAAAGAAACTAGACCAAATATTAACGAGTTTGAATACACAgtcttattttttgtttgtttgagtATATAAGGCGATCATGAAACATTACATTTtaccctttttaaaaaaaaaaacattacattttacttttatttaggGGTTTAGTAAACCTTTTCCTGAGTCCACTGTCGCAACATTACAGCATCACGAATTTGGCAATCTCTaatctttttctta
The window above is part of the Brassica napus cultivar Da-Ae chromosome C3, Da-Ae, whole genome shotgun sequence genome. Proteins encoded here:
- the LOC106392182 gene encoding pectinesterase inhibitor, whose amino-acid sequence is MKQFSRLLFISVLYLSSVNADSSLITSLCKHCDDPKLCLSSIYARPESGEFAATTNQIEIIAISAASANASSTSAYIKEMLSREDLEPATEATFEDCQKNYQDAVEQLDDSISAMLTDAHADVDVWLNAAISAIKSCSNELESGAGNDAELSQRNLVFLKLCKNALVINKMLT